From Gemmatimonas sp., a single genomic window includes:
- the secD gene encoding protein translocase subunit SecD: MANLKYRILLIVGLFAASAWALFPRTVVERVKRDGVFVYDTVRRVPLKRGLDLQGGMHLTLEVDESKQAVANKSEALDRALKVVRQRIDEFGVSEPVVQKAGNERIIVELPGIDDAERAQDVVQKSAFLEFQITDKTQAFEKVMPRFDEIAKNAGLSAASEAKAAGDTAKKGGATSLLTQQSDSSKDSTGKAIASTGADSTAKTPAVVIGGLFSTNVQPGQIPGQYIVPEASYAAIERALSLPAIQGAMPPGKVMRWGVDSLVSGTQRFFALYVLDSRPIITGEVLTDARPSTDPVEGNVVQFTLNNEGARRFKVETGKHVRDNMAIVLDQRVVTAPVLNSAIGRNGQITLGGGTLQAAQDLALVLRAGALPVPLKVAEVRSIGASLGADSINKGALALAVAFLLIVVIMIGYYRFAGMLAVAALLLYLVYTLAVLAGFHAVLTLPGLAGFVLSIGIAVDANVLIFERIREELDHGKSNRLAIDEGFRHALSAIIDTSATTILSGMVLYQYGTGPVRGFAVTLIAGLVASLFTSIFVSKTFFMIWLSRTRGNQTLSI; the protein is encoded by the coding sequence ATGGCGAACCTGAAGTACCGCATCCTGCTCATCGTGGGACTCTTCGCGGCCTCCGCGTGGGCCCTCTTTCCGCGCACCGTTGTCGAACGGGTGAAGCGCGATGGCGTTTTCGTTTACGACACCGTGCGTCGCGTGCCGCTCAAGCGAGGTCTCGACCTCCAGGGCGGTATGCACCTGACGCTCGAGGTCGACGAGTCCAAGCAGGCGGTCGCGAACAAGTCCGAGGCGCTCGATCGTGCACTCAAGGTAGTGCGCCAGCGCATTGACGAGTTCGGCGTGTCCGAACCCGTAGTGCAGAAGGCCGGCAACGAGCGCATCATCGTGGAACTCCCCGGCATCGACGACGCGGAACGCGCGCAGGACGTTGTGCAGAAGTCGGCGTTTCTTGAGTTCCAGATTACCGATAAGACGCAGGCGTTTGAGAAGGTGATGCCGCGCTTCGACGAGATCGCCAAGAACGCAGGGCTCTCGGCAGCATCCGAAGCGAAGGCTGCTGGCGACACCGCCAAGAAGGGCGGCGCCACCTCGTTGCTCACGCAGCAGTCTGATTCCTCCAAGGACTCCACGGGAAAGGCGATTGCGTCCACGGGTGCCGATTCGACGGCCAAGACACCGGCCGTCGTGATCGGCGGTTTGTTTAGCACCAACGTGCAGCCCGGCCAAATCCCGGGTCAGTACATCGTGCCGGAGGCGTCGTACGCCGCCATCGAGCGTGCACTCTCCTTGCCGGCGATTCAGGGGGCCATGCCTCCGGGCAAGGTGATGCGCTGGGGCGTTGATTCGCTCGTCTCCGGCACCCAGCGTTTCTTTGCGCTGTACGTGCTCGACTCGCGTCCGATCATCACGGGTGAAGTGCTCACCGACGCGCGTCCGTCCACCGATCCGGTGGAAGGAAACGTCGTGCAGTTCACGCTGAACAACGAAGGCGCCCGTCGCTTCAAGGTCGAGACCGGCAAGCATGTGAGGGACAACATGGCCATCGTGCTCGACCAGCGCGTCGTGACGGCGCCGGTGCTCAACAGCGCGATCGGCCGCAACGGTCAGATTACGCTTGGCGGCGGAACGCTGCAGGCCGCACAGGATCTCGCGCTCGTGTTGCGTGCTGGTGCGTTGCCGGTGCCGCTCAAGGTGGCCGAAGTCCGCAGCATCGGTGCCAGCCTCGGTGCCGACTCGATCAACAAGGGTGCGCTTGCACTCGCCGTCGCGTTCCTGCTTATCGTCGTCATTATGATCGGCTACTACCGATTTGCCGGCATGCTGGCGGTCGCGGCGCTGCTGCTCTACCTCGTGTACACGCTCGCGGTGTTGGCCGGCTTCCATGCAGTGCTCACCTTGCCTGGACTTGCCGGCTTCGTGCTCTCCATCGGTATCGCCGTCGACGCCAACGTGCTGATCTTCGAGCGCATCCGTGAGGAGCTCGATCACGGCAAGTCCAACCGACTCGCGATCGACGAAGGCTTTCGCCACGCACTGAGCGCCATCATCGACACTTCGGCGACTACGATTCTGTCTGGCATGGTGCTGTATCAGTATGGCACGGGACCGGTGCGCGGCTTTGCCGTCACGCTTATCGCGGGCCTCGTGGCCTCGCTGTTCACGTCGATCTTCGTGAGCAAGACCTTCTTCATGATCTGGCTCAGCCGTACGCGCGGCAACCAGACGCTGAGCATCTGA
- a CDS encoding bifunctional riboflavin kinase/FAD synthetase, with protein sequence MTSVWSDPVGLPIGESGAVITVGTFDGVHRGHHDVLARLAALAAETDRPSVVITFEPHPLEVVRPSAAPPLLTLHDEKLEMFAQSGVSYVAVLPFTATLAAYEAEQFVDAVLRERFRVAELLVGHDHGFGRGRLGDIDVLRALGVSRGFGVTVLPPVHAADGQAISSTAIRSAILQGDLRTAAAGLGRPYSIAGRVIQGDQRGRLIGYPTLNLQSPPARKLLPPDGVYAVRVQTPQGPFGGMLNLGPRPTFGDASRRIETHVFDAAHDWYGAPIRLDLIDRIRDTRTFDGIGALRAQLAHDEAAARETLQGLATATTTGPLS encoded by the coding sequence ATGACGTCGGTCTGGTCCGACCCGGTCGGCCTGCCGATCGGCGAGTCCGGCGCCGTCATTACTGTCGGCACGTTCGACGGGGTGCATCGCGGGCATCACGATGTCCTCGCACGACTGGCCGCCTTGGCGGCCGAGACCGACCGACCCAGTGTCGTGATCACCTTCGAACCGCACCCGCTCGAAGTGGTTCGCCCGTCGGCCGCTCCGCCGCTGCTCACGCTGCACGACGAAAAACTCGAGATGTTTGCGCAGTCCGGCGTTTCCTATGTCGCGGTGCTCCCCTTCACGGCCACGTTGGCGGCGTATGAAGCGGAGCAGTTCGTCGATGCGGTGTTGCGCGAGCGGTTCCGCGTGGCCGAACTGCTCGTCGGACATGACCACGGATTCGGACGCGGGCGCCTCGGCGATATCGACGTACTCCGTGCACTCGGCGTGTCGCGCGGGTTCGGGGTGACCGTGCTACCGCCGGTGCACGCCGCGGACGGCCAGGCCATTTCGTCGACGGCCATCCGGTCGGCTATTCTGCAGGGTGATCTGCGGACCGCAGCGGCCGGACTGGGGCGCCCGTACAGCATCGCCGGTCGGGTGATCCAAGGCGACCAGCGCGGCCGATTGATCGGGTACCCCACTCTCAACTTGCAGTCCCCGCCGGCCCGCAAACTGCTCCCTCCCGACGGGGTCTACGCGGTGCGGGTGCAGACGCCGCAGGGGCCGTTCGGCGGCATGCTCAACCTTGGGCCGCGGCCGACCTTTGGCGATGCCTCGCGGCGGATCGAGACGCATGTCTTCGATGCGGCGCACGACTGGTACGGCGCGCCAATCCGGCTTGACCTGATCGATCGGATTCGCGACACGCGGACATTCGATGGAATCGGCGCCCTTCGAGCGCAGCTTGCCCACGATGAGGCCGCCGCGCGCGAGACTCTGCAGGGACTGGCTACCGCCACGACTACTGGACCCCTAAGTTAA
- the murI gene encoding glutamate racemase, whose protein sequence is MMQASRGASIGMFDSGLGGLTVANALMRRLPAESLLYFGDTARVPYGPKSPDTVRRYALQIGEWLVQEGVKCVVVACNTATAHALDALQSTLSVPVIGVVEPGARAAVRASRGGPIGVIGTSGTIASGAYTRAIHRQSPDIDVRAEACPLFVPLVEEGWIDHLSTRLIAHDYLAPMREARVDTLVLGCTHYPLLAPVIAAEMGPEVRLIDSAEETAAEVERILAERGLLQHTSGEHGREPTHRFVASDAPQHFLALGGRFLDVPLTAVEYHVFT, encoded by the coding sequence ATGATGCAGGCATCGCGCGGGGCGTCGATCGGGATGTTCGATTCTGGCCTTGGTGGTCTCACCGTCGCCAACGCCCTCATGCGGCGGCTGCCAGCGGAATCGCTACTCTATTTCGGCGACACCGCTCGCGTTCCGTACGGTCCCAAGAGTCCGGACACCGTACGACGCTACGCGTTACAGATTGGCGAGTGGCTGGTGCAGGAAGGCGTAAAATGCGTCGTCGTCGCGTGCAACACGGCCACCGCCCACGCCCTCGACGCGCTCCAGTCGACGCTGTCGGTCCCGGTCATTGGTGTTGTCGAACCGGGCGCTCGGGCCGCCGTGCGCGCGAGCCGCGGTGGACCAATCGGTGTCATCGGCACTAGCGGAACGATTGCGTCCGGTGCCTACACGAGGGCGATTCACCGGCAGTCACCAGACATCGACGTACGGGCCGAGGCGTGTCCGCTCTTCGTACCGCTGGTGGAAGAGGGTTGGATCGATCACCTCTCCACTCGACTGATTGCCCACGACTATCTGGCGCCAATGCGTGAGGCGCGGGTCGACACACTGGTGCTTGGCTGTACGCACTATCCGTTGCTGGCACCGGTCATCGCTGCCGAGATGGGGCCTGAGGTCCGGCTCATTGACAGCGCGGAAGAAACGGCGGCCGAAGTGGAACGCATCCTCGCCGAGCGCGGGCTGCTGCAGCACACGTCGGGCGAGCATGGGCGGGAACCGACACACCGTTTTGTCGCCTCAGACGCGCCGCAGCACTTCCTCGCGCTCGGCGGTCGCTTCCTCGATGTTCCGCTCACCGCTGTGGAGTACCACGTCTTCACCTGA
- the secF gene encoding protein translocase subunit SecF, with amino-acid sequence MLRIFHNTKYEFVKHWRIAAGLTVAFIVAGLVTFGITGGVKYSIDFTGGTLMQVQFKQAPDVAVVRSTLDKAGIAGSEIQQYGTATEYTIRARDEKQVEAQDAGAEGISKLIAAALEQQFGAGNVTIVRTEAVGPKVGSELRSGAFTAMLIASLFTLMYLAIRFDWRFGAAAVLSTAHDILLTMAFIKMFNIEVSLTVVAAILTLLGYSANDTIIIFDRVREDLKKRAKGESLSQVLDRAINETLPRSVMTHATVLASTLALLFIAGEIIRPFAWVMTFGVFVATFSSIYVAGPFLIWIESKYPRTTSDSTSRAVNAGNDNSGDKSARKAERLASR; translated from the coding sequence ATGCTGCGAATCTTTCACAACACCAAGTATGAGTTCGTCAAGCATTGGCGCATCGCCGCCGGCCTCACGGTCGCGTTCATCGTGGCAGGTCTCGTCACCTTCGGGATCACCGGTGGCGTGAAGTACAGCATCGACTTCACGGGCGGAACGCTCATGCAGGTCCAGTTCAAGCAGGCACCGGATGTTGCCGTAGTGAGGAGCACGCTCGACAAGGCAGGCATCGCGGGAAGCGAAATCCAGCAGTACGGCACAGCGACGGAGTACACCATTCGCGCTCGTGACGAGAAGCAGGTGGAAGCACAGGATGCCGGCGCCGAAGGTATTTCGAAGTTGATCGCAGCAGCCCTGGAGCAGCAGTTCGGCGCAGGGAACGTCACGATTGTGCGCACCGAGGCGGTTGGACCAAAGGTCGGCAGTGAACTGCGCTCTGGCGCGTTCACGGCGATGCTGATCGCGTCGTTGTTCACCCTCATGTATCTCGCGATCCGCTTCGACTGGCGCTTCGGTGCGGCGGCCGTGCTCTCCACCGCGCACGATATTCTGCTCACGATGGCGTTCATCAAGATGTTCAACATCGAGGTGTCGCTTACCGTGGTCGCGGCCATTCTCACGCTGCTTGGGTACTCGGCCAACGACACGATTATCATTTTTGACCGTGTTCGCGAAGATCTGAAGAAGCGGGCGAAGGGCGAGTCGCTCTCACAGGTGCTCGACCGCGCGATCAACGAGACGTTGCCTCGTTCCGTCATGACGCACGCCACCGTGCTGGCGTCCACGCTGGCGCTGCTGTTCATCGCCGGCGAGATCATCCGACCGTTCGCGTGGGTCATGACGTTCGGCGTATTTGTCGCCACCTTCTCCTCGATCTACGTCGCCGGTCCGTTTCTGATCTGGATTGAGTCGAAGTATCCGCGCACCACATCCGACTCCACGAGCCGGGCCGTCAACGCGGGTAACGACAACTCGGGCGACAAGAGTGCGCGGAAGGCGGAGCGTCTCGCCTCGCGTTAA
- a CDS encoding TatD family hydrolase, which produces MIVFSDSHVHLADPAFADEADAVIQRARAVGARALVCIGESAATALRARRLAERHAGFVFFTAGVHPHDAAGWDDATDAPAIRDAVAHGAVAVGECGLDTHYDHAPRAQQRYALDAQLALAEELHKPIVLHTRAAEADTAEFLKRADVARVRGVLHCYTGSAALAEAALSVGWFVSFSGIITFKSWTDDALLRLVPSDRLLVESDAPYLAPVPHRGKRNESAFVPLTLARLAAVRQQDVDALGWQTLRNTKVLFDLPDAVVAAEPTATSLAHS; this is translated from the coding sequence ATGATCGTCTTTTCCGATAGTCATGTACATCTGGCCGATCCCGCGTTCGCTGATGAAGCGGACGCGGTGATCCAGCGGGCCCGCGCAGTAGGTGCGCGGGCCCTTGTCTGTATTGGTGAGTCAGCTGCCACCGCGCTGCGGGCCCGGCGTCTGGCCGAGCGCCATGCGGGCTTTGTCTTCTTCACCGCTGGCGTCCATCCCCACGATGCTGCGGGCTGGGACGATGCCACCGATGCGCCCGCCATTCGTGATGCCGTCGCTCACGGAGCGGTCGCCGTCGGCGAGTGCGGCCTCGACACGCACTACGATCACGCACCGCGTGCACAACAGCGATACGCCCTCGACGCCCAACTCGCGCTCGCCGAGGAGTTGCACAAGCCGATCGTGTTGCATACCCGAGCGGCCGAGGCAGATACCGCCGAATTCCTGAAGCGGGCCGACGTCGCGCGCGTGCGGGGCGTGCTCCACTGCTACACCGGTTCGGCGGCGCTGGCGGAGGCCGCACTCTCCGTCGGATGGTTTGTTTCGTTCAGCGGCATCATCACGTTCAAGAGCTGGACTGACGACGCGTTGCTGCGGCTGGTCCCGAGCGACCGACTGCTCGTAGAGTCCGATGCGCCGTATCTTGCACCAGTGCCGCATCGTGGAAAGCGCAATGAGTCGGCGTTCGTGCCTCTGACGTTGGCCCGGTTGGCCGCCGTCCGGCAGCAGGATGTCGACGCTCTCGGTTGGCAAACGCTGCGCAATACGAAAGTACTGTTCGACCTGCCTGATGCCGTGGTAGCTGCCGAGCCCACCGCGACCTCGCTCGCTCATTCTTGA
- a CDS encoding RidA family protein, with protein MPIETLHTDHAPKAIGPYAQAVRANGFLFTAGQIPLDPVSMEIETGDVSAQTERVLSNLSAVLNEAGVTWSDVVKTTVFLKSMDDFVAMNTVYARVLGDARPARSTVAVAGLPRNVSVEIELVAALPAR; from the coding sequence ATGCCCATCGAGACCCTGCACACCGACCACGCACCGAAAGCGATCGGCCCCTACGCGCAGGCGGTTCGCGCCAATGGTTTCCTCTTTACGGCTGGTCAGATCCCGCTCGATCCCGTTTCGATGGAAATCGAGACCGGTGACGTGAGTGCGCAGACGGAGCGCGTACTCTCGAATCTGTCCGCCGTGTTGAACGAGGCCGGCGTGACCTGGAGCGACGTGGTAAAGACCACCGTCTTCCTGAAGTCCATGGACGACTTCGTCGCGATGAATACGGTGTACGCGCGCGTACTCGGCGACGCCCGTCCGGCGCGCTCCACGGTGGCCGTGGCCGGGCTCCCTCGAAACGTGAGCGTCGAGATCGAGCTCGTCGCGGCTCTCCCCGCGCGCTGA